Proteins encoded within one genomic window of Phototrophicus methaneseepsis:
- a CDS encoding alpha/beta fold hydrolase, translated as MMHVERTNSLINGLNIAESVAGGGDTIVMLHGWGANVDLVWPLGERLVRLGYRVYAMDLPGFGESDAPGDPWGVFDYAKFVITYLDAHQLDRVHLFGHSFGGRLGLILGAEYSNRINKLVLADAAGIVEKAPLAKRVRLGAYKSVRDGLYKVGAKNLADHLRQAYNARYGSADLQQTSGIMRQVFINVVNQDLRDYAQRVRPSTLLIWGDKDEETPLWYGQTFEKLIPDAGLVIHKGAGHYSYLEYLPETARVMDYFFKNDE; from the coding sequence ATGATGCACGTTGAACGAACAAATAGCCTCATCAACGGCCTGAATATTGCTGAATCCGTCGCAGGAGGTGGCGATACGATTGTGATGCTGCATGGATGGGGCGCTAATGTGGACCTAGTATGGCCGCTTGGTGAGCGTCTCGTCCGGTTAGGCTATCGCGTTTATGCAATGGATTTACCGGGCTTCGGTGAGAGTGACGCACCTGGAGACCCCTGGGGAGTATTTGACTACGCGAAATTTGTTATTACGTATCTCGATGCGCATCAACTTGACCGTGTTCATCTCTTCGGGCACAGCTTTGGCGGGCGCCTGGGCCTGATCCTCGGCGCAGAATACAGCAACCGTATCAACAAATTAGTTTTGGCAGATGCCGCTGGTATTGTCGAAAAAGCGCCCCTGGCGAAGCGAGTGCGACTAGGTGCCTATAAATCTGTACGCGATGGCCTCTATAAAGTCGGCGCCAAGAACTTAGCGGATCACTTGCGGCAGGCCTATAACGCACGCTATGGATCCGCTGACTTACAACAGACGAGCGGCATCATGCGGCAGGTCTTCATCAATGTGGTGAACCAGGATTTGCGTGACTATGCACAGCGCGTCCGGCCCTCAACACTGCTCATCTGGGGTGATAAGGACGAAGAAACACCCCTTTGGTATGGTCAGACTTTTGAGAAGTTGATCCCTGATGCTGGACTCGTCATCCATAAAGGCGCCGGGCATTACAGCTACCTAGAATACCTGCCAGAAACAGCGCGCGTTATGGATTACTTCTTCAAAAACGACGAATAG
- a CDS encoding TIGR03960 family B12-binding radical SAM protein — protein sequence MRQTSMQPEVLERKLERILLQVDKPGRYVGGEWNSVVKNWNEIDVKVALAFPDVYDIGMSNLGIMLLYDQINQQPDMLAERVFSPWTDMEAQMRQHEIPLYSLENKRAILDFDVLGISIPYEQLYTNVLNMIDMAGMPVRSIDRDSSYPLIVAGGHACYNPEPMHAFIDAFIIGEGEEIIVEVARLAQHMRGASRDEQLQALAKIQGIYVPRFYHATYHEDGTVAAVEPNIDGIPKRVLKRVVPVLTKPFTKFIVPNIDTVHNRAPIEIMRGCTRGCRFCHAGMVTRPVRERPVEEVMQAIAEVVENTGFEEISLLSLSSSDYVYVHELTQTIQDKYKDAGLSMSLPSLRIETASSELLDRIGDTRRSGFTFAPEAATERMRDIINKTVSDEQVLQTARDVYSRGWRTIKFYFMIGHPEETLEDVQAIIDLCKRVLKEGRRILGMKANVNVGVSTFIPKPHTPFQWVSQDTTEQILAKQKLLKDQIMHERGMHLRWSDLSNSRFEGFLSRGDRRMADVVERAWQLGCKFDAWHDSHEHDKWLQAFEENGLDPAFYNHRTRGLEEVFPWEHIDVAVHKKFLKEDYLMSLNRETRVDCRDRCFACGILPKFTEIRKQTTEMAWECPPVKTIADRKKAASDRTPNVTIID from the coding sequence ATGCGGCAAACGAGTATGCAGCCGGAAGTCTTGGAACGGAAGCTGGAACGCATCTTATTGCAAGTGGATAAGCCTGGGCGTTACGTTGGCGGTGAGTGGAACAGCGTCGTTAAGAATTGGAATGAGATCGACGTTAAAGTCGCGCTGGCCTTCCCTGATGTATACGACATCGGCATGTCCAACCTGGGCATTATGTTGCTGTACGATCAAATCAACCAGCAGCCGGATATGCTGGCGGAGCGCGTCTTCAGCCCATGGACCGATATGGAAGCTCAGATGCGCCAGCATGAGATTCCGCTCTACTCGCTGGAAAATAAGCGCGCTATCCTCGACTTTGACGTGCTTGGTATCAGTATTCCCTACGAGCAGCTCTATACTAATGTCCTCAATATGATCGACATGGCCGGGATGCCTGTTCGCAGCATCGACCGCGATAGCAGCTACCCGCTAATCGTTGCTGGCGGCCATGCCTGCTACAACCCGGAACCCATGCATGCCTTTATAGACGCCTTCATTATCGGTGAAGGCGAAGAAATCATCGTTGAAGTGGCCCGGCTAGCACAGCATATGCGTGGTGCCAGCCGTGATGAGCAGTTACAAGCCCTTGCGAAAATTCAGGGCATTTACGTGCCACGCTTTTATCATGCGACCTACCATGAGGATGGCACTGTCGCCGCTGTGGAGCCAAACATCGATGGCATACCCAAGCGTGTGCTCAAGCGCGTCGTACCCGTACTGACGAAGCCTTTCACCAAGTTCATCGTGCCCAATATCGACACAGTCCATAACCGTGCCCCGATTGAGATCATGCGCGGTTGCACCCGTGGCTGCCGCTTTTGCCATGCCGGCATGGTGACACGCCCCGTCCGAGAGCGCCCTGTTGAAGAAGTCATGCAAGCCATTGCGGAAGTCGTGGAAAATACGGGTTTCGAAGAAATCAGCCTGCTGAGCCTGTCATCGTCGGATTACGTCTATGTGCATGAGCTAACGCAGACAATTCAGGATAAATACAAAGACGCGGGGCTGAGTATGAGCCTGCCCTCGCTGCGCATCGAGACAGCCAGTTCTGAACTGCTGGATCGCATTGGCGATACACGCCGCAGCGGCTTCACGTTCGCACCAGAAGCAGCTACCGAGCGCATGCGCGACATCATCAACAAGACTGTTTCTGATGAGCAGGTGCTGCAAACAGCCCGTGATGTCTATTCACGCGGCTGGCGCACCATCAAATTCTATTTCATGATCGGCCACCCGGAAGAAACGCTGGAAGATGTGCAAGCCATCATCGACTTATGCAAGCGCGTCCTCAAAGAAGGTCGCCGCATCTTGGGCATGAAGGCCAACGTCAATGTCGGCGTCAGCACCTTTATCCCCAAGCCCCATACGCCTTTCCAGTGGGTGTCGCAGGATACCACCGAGCAGATCCTCGCCAAGCAGAAGCTGCTGAAGGATCAGATCATGCATGAGCGCGGCATGCATCTGCGCTGGAGCGACCTCAGCAACAGCCGCTTCGAAGGTTTCCTCAGCCGGGGTGATCGTCGTATGGCCGATGTGGTCGAACGTGCATGGCAGCTTGGCTGCAAATTCGATGCATGGCACGATAGCCATGAACATGATAAATGGCTGCAAGCCTTCGAGGAAAACGGCCTTGATCCGGCTTTTTATAATCACCGTACACGCGGGCTGGAAGAAGTTTTCCCCTGGGAACATATTGATGTAGCGGTACACAAAAAGTTCCTCAAAGAAGATTACTTGATGAGCCTGAACCGTGAAACGCGCGTTGATTGCCGTGATCGTTGTTTTGCCTGCGGCATCCTGCCGAAATTCACAGAAATCCGCAAGCAGACAACAGAAATGGCCTGGGAATGTCCGCCCGTAAAAACCATTGCGGATCGCAAAAAGGCAGCTTCAGATCGCACACCGAACGTCACAATTATTGACTAA
- a CDS encoding pseudouridine-5'-phosphate glycosidase produces MMNLHFSEEVATALANNQPVVALESTVITHGLPYPQNRDTALSMEQAVRDGGAVPATIAVLEGRITVGISPSDIERLASAPAGSVRKCSRRDLPIAVGLGEDAATTVAGTMIVANMAGIRVFATGGIGGVHRGHPFDVSADLIELGRTPVAVVCAGAKSILDLPLTLETLETQGVPILGYQTDTLPAFFTRSSGLPIDARVESAEQVAHIIHAARELEAKHGILITVPCPEDIAVPEEVAEKAIQQATEEADAQGIHGKEITPFVLGRVVELTEGRSMAANRALLRNNGLIAAQIAGELVKIQAVPTV; encoded by the coding sequence ATGATGAACCTGCACTTTTCCGAAGAAGTCGCCACAGCCCTGGCGAATAACCAGCCCGTTGTCGCGCTGGAATCAACCGTGATCACACATGGCCTGCCCTACCCACAAAATCGTGATACAGCCCTCTCTATGGAGCAAGCGGTGCGCGATGGCGGCGCTGTTCCTGCGACGATCGCGGTACTGGAAGGCCGCATTACAGTTGGCATCAGCCCATCGGATATTGAGCGGCTGGCAAGTGCCCCCGCTGGCAGCGTCCGTAAGTGCAGCCGACGCGATCTCCCTATAGCTGTAGGCCTGGGCGAAGATGCCGCGACAACCGTCGCAGGCACGATGATCGTCGCCAATATGGCAGGTATCCGCGTCTTTGCTACAGGAGGCATCGGCGGCGTGCATCGCGGTCACCCCTTCGATGTGTCTGCTGATCTGATTGAATTAGGCCGCACACCTGTGGCTGTGGTTTGTGCAGGGGCCAAGTCGATTCTCGATCTACCCCTGACCCTGGAAACATTGGAAACACAGGGGGTGCCTATCCTCGGCTACCAGACGGATACGCTCCCGGCCTTCTTCACACGCAGCAGCGGCCTACCGATTGATGCCCGTGTCGAAAGTGCTGAGCAGGTCGCCCATATTATCCATGCCGCCCGGGAGCTGGAAGCCAAGCATGGCATCTTGATTACCGTCCCCTGCCCTGAAGACATCGCTGTACCGGAAGAAGTCGCTGAAAAAGCGATTCAGCAAGCCACAGAAGAAGCCGATGCCCAGGGTATTCATGGTAAAGAGATCACGCCCTTTGTGTTGGGCCGCGTTGTCGAACTGACCGAAGGCCGTTCCATGGCAGCCAACCGTGCCCTACTGCGCAATAACGGTCTCATCGCAGCACAAATCGCTGGTGAACTGGTGAAGATACAGGCCGTCCCGACTGTTTAG
- a CDS encoding TIGR03936 family radical SAM-associated protein, producing the protein MSDSPIAQRLRLTFGKMGNLKYTSNLDIAKVWERALRRANLPILYTQGFNARPRIQIAIALPLGITSECELIDVALKERIDYSDLPERIMEVSPDGLYVYDVKEVALHENALETEIESAEYRITFIDSIDTEQLQQTVETYMAQERIMKIERNRRGKKTAYDLRPLLYDLHVDDAGHLLAHVATGTRGNVRPDLLLSELGLGDAFVQVHRTKLHIRD; encoded by the coding sequence ATGTCAGATTCCCCCATTGCTCAACGCCTGCGCCTGACTTTTGGCAAAATGGGCAACCTGAAGTACACAAGCAACCTTGATATCGCTAAAGTGTGGGAACGCGCCCTACGCCGAGCCAACTTGCCCATTCTGTATACGCAGGGGTTCAATGCGCGTCCACGCATTCAGATTGCGATTGCACTCCCCTTAGGCATTACCAGCGAATGCGAATTGATTGATGTAGCCCTTAAAGAACGCATTGATTACAGCGACTTACCAGAGCGCATTATGGAAGTCAGCCCTGATGGACTTTACGTGTATGATGTCAAAGAAGTTGCACTGCACGAAAATGCGCTGGAAACAGAAATCGAAAGCGCAGAATACCGCATCACATTTATCGACTCGATAGATACTGAGCAGCTACAGCAGACCGTTGAGACATATATGGCCCAGGAGCGCATTATGAAGATCGAGCGCAACCGCCGGGGCAAGAAGACCGCTTACGACCTGCGTCCGCTGCTCTATGATTTGCACGTCGATGACGCGGGGCATCTATTGGCACATGTCGCAACTGGCACACGTGGCAATGTTCGTCCGGACCTGCTGCTTTCTGAGTTAGGGCTAGGTGATGCCTTTGTCCAGGTGCACCGCACCAAACTACATATCCGTGACTGA
- a CDS encoding SOS response-associated peptidase, whose protein sequence is MCGRYVLNATPEQLQKAFDLDNVPRLEPRYNIAPTQPVPIITDASPKELTLVQWGLVPSWSKDPSIGGRMFNARAETAAEKPSFRNAFKRRRCLIPATGFYEWRKEGKTKKPQYIHMKDNSIFAFAGLWEVWTDPEGGELWSCTILTGEPNDLIEPLHNRMAVILEQGDYDTWLDQDAPTEALTEVLQPYPSEEMAYYEVATTVNSYRNEGAELIEPLNPPEQQSLL, encoded by the coding sequence ATGTGCGGTCGATATGTGCTGAATGCAACACCGGAACAGCTCCAAAAAGCCTTTGACCTGGACAATGTGCCCCGGCTGGAACCACGCTATAATATCGCGCCGACACAGCCTGTGCCGATTATCACAGATGCCAGCCCTAAAGAATTGACACTGGTTCAATGGGGGCTGGTGCCGTCATGGTCAAAGGACCCTTCTATTGGTGGGCGTATGTTTAATGCACGTGCGGAAACAGCCGCTGAAAAGCCGTCTTTCCGCAATGCGTTTAAACGCCGCCGCTGCCTCATCCCTGCAACGGGCTTTTATGAATGGCGCAAAGAGGGCAAGACCAAAAAACCGCAGTACATCCATATGAAAGATAATAGTATCTTCGCCTTTGCGGGCTTGTGGGAAGTCTGGACAGATCCCGAAGGTGGCGAACTATGGTCTTGTACGATTCTCACAGGTGAACCCAACGACCTGATTGAGCCACTTCATAATCGGATGGCTGTCATCCTTGAACAGGGTGATTATGATACGTGGTTAGACCAGGATGCGCCTACAGAAGCGCTTACGGAAGTGCTGCAGCCCTATCCATCTGAAGAGATGGCATACTATGAAGTGGCGACGACGGTCAATAGCTATCGCAATGAAGGCGCTGAACTGATTGAGCCACTAAACCCACCAGAGCAGCAAAGTCTCTTATAG
- a CDS encoding endonuclease III domain-containing protein: MKAMFPDDDLARTREIAERLQPILDEMGERTTVQLYQGQPFPVVISSMLSARTREENTEMAMNRLFALADTPQAMSQLKYEDVLEAIKMVQYPGNKAQYVIDTSSLIAQQGSVPQTLEELMALPGIGWKSAVLILWLGFGLAPEICVDVHVARIGIRLGLVKPTTKQPQKVSRELMAKIPEDLWGPWNPMMVNFGRTICLRVRPKCPTCPINDLCPKIGVQDVRT; this comes from the coding sequence ATGAAAGCCATGTTCCCAGATGATGACTTGGCGCGTACACGAGAAATTGCTGAGCGTTTGCAGCCTATTCTGGATGAGATGGGCGAGCGAACAACGGTACAGCTCTATCAGGGGCAGCCATTCCCTGTTGTGATAAGCTCTATGCTCAGCGCACGCACCCGTGAAGAAAATACGGAAATGGCGATGAATCGGCTCTTCGCGCTGGCAGATACCCCTCAGGCGATGTCTCAACTCAAATATGAGGACGTGCTGGAAGCCATTAAGATGGTGCAGTATCCTGGCAACAAAGCCCAATATGTAATTGATACCAGCTCGTTGATTGCACAGCAGGGCAGTGTGCCACAGACGCTTGAAGAATTGATGGCGCTCCCTGGTATTGGCTGGAAATCGGCTGTTTTAATCTTATGGCTGGGTTTTGGCCTCGCGCCTGAAATTTGTGTCGATGTGCATGTGGCACGCATTGGTATCCGGTTGGGACTCGTCAAACCCACGACAAAACAACCTCAAAAAGTCAGTCGTGAACTGATGGCGAAAATCCCTGAAGACCTGTGGGGACCCTGGAACCCGATGATGGTCAATTTTGGCCGGACGATTTGTTTAAGAGTGCGCCCTAAATGTCCGACATGCCCGATTAATGATTTGTGCCCCAAAATTGGCGTGCAGGATGTGCGCACTTAA
- a CDS encoding endonuclease III domain-containing protein — MQPLFQHEDTERAVAIFEVLNADGGIGWRRSSLYQNAPDPFRTLISAMLSPRTDRESNRIAVENLFALAQTPEMMSQLDYETILEAIAPVTYAENKARYVPLLSAQIAEWGEVPADRDRLMTLPGVGWKVALLTLWVAYGLAPEICVDVHVARIGKRLGLVKPTTQQPQKVSQELMQIVPKEIWGPWNPTMVYHGRTICFPSRPNCAQCPIYDLCERIGVKR, encoded by the coding sequence ATGCAGCCTCTCTTCCAACATGAAGATACTGAACGCGCTGTCGCGATCTTCGAGGTGCTCAATGCTGATGGCGGTATCGGTTGGCGTCGTTCCAGCTTGTATCAAAACGCGCCCGATCCTTTCCGCACGTTGATTTCGGCCATGCTCAGCCCACGCACAGACCGAGAGAGTAACCGTATCGCTGTGGAGAACCTCTTCGCTCTGGCTCAAACGCCTGAGATGATGTCACAGCTCGATTATGAGACGATTTTAGAGGCGATTGCCCCTGTGACCTATGCAGAGAATAAAGCGCGCTATGTGCCGCTTTTAAGCGCACAGATCGCAGAATGGGGCGAGGTCCCGGCTGATCGAGATCGCTTAATGACGCTGCCGGGAGTTGGATGGAAGGTGGCCTTGCTCACGCTGTGGGTCGCTTATGGTCTTGCGCCTGAAATCTGTGTCGATGTCCATGTGGCCCGCATTGGTAAACGATTGGGCCTTGTAAAGCCTACAACGCAGCAGCCACAAAAGGTCAGCCAGGAATTAATGCAGATTGTTCCCAAAGAAATTTGGGGGCCCTGGAATCCGACGATGGTCTATCATGGCCGTACGATTTGCTTTCCATCGCGGCCTAATTGTGCCCAGTGCCCCATTTATGACTTGTGTGAGCGAATTGGTGTAAAGCGTTAG
- a CDS encoding DNA translocase FtsK, translating to MAQKQAAKSTGRNTSSDKPDTKQPDASKQVTLDAVLGPADSADVMPRLDGAKPTSFLEDMRDSIPDWLDEVIAIALLIFGILSFLALFNSTQAVVAVAWADILRQLFGTGSLLVATVLFGMGVFILLPKFGIHIKLQPTRILGLEITFLCIMAILHLLVNEPELRALARNGGGGGLIGWGLTAVPHWFLGRIPTLVIYTALILVGIGMIIGVQREQVVSWFKLSSERLKSFAERITPSDNDIAEIMGRAETYGIPESILTSRETPLLRIRPNPESLPPSLRELRRRAGKRTKKRRAEDYEDLDNHPLFVKNREELIGEFNQIGQVSKKKMEDGHLIVTRPDGREKRYFEVKKMEEAKKIGKRDKVLPALDILADIPMDPPDENEINRNVVLIENTLLEFDIDIDVIDVQVGPTVTRYAVQPYQRKRDGTIERTRLSKIASFHNDLSLALSAKRLRLETPVPGTTYMGIEVPNSSPSIVHLRSVYESKDYYEYSQRKGTPLTVPLGRDVAGRPVPVDLAKMPHLLIAGTTGSGKSVCIAALATALIMNNRPDKVKMVMLDPKMVELSRFNGIPHLVGPVETEMERIIGVLKWCTREMDRRYKLLEEHAVRNIDNYNEKFGSRRRGADYMPYIVILIDEVGDMMMSQPEETETAITRLAQMARAVGMHLVVATQRPSVDVITGLIKANFPGRIAFSVASGVDSRVILDGTGAETLLGDGDMLFQAPDAAGPKRIQGCFISDDEVRQITQHWKDWHQEQLDSGKVEPERAPWERGLTRREFLAETDPMLEEVIELVVETQEASASMIQRRMGLGYPRAARLVDMLAELGVVGEAVGGGRARRVLIPKGEDPFKRIIEKRLEEKTHRSEES from the coding sequence TTGGCACAAAAGCAGGCGGCAAAAAGCACAGGCCGCAATACATCCTCAGATAAGCCCGATACCAAACAACCGGATGCATCCAAACAGGTTACTTTGGATGCTGTCTTAGGCCCTGCCGATAGTGCAGATGTCATGCCCAGGTTGGATGGCGCAAAGCCGACCAGCTTCCTGGAAGATATGCGCGATAGCATCCCTGACTGGCTCGATGAGGTCATCGCTATCGCCCTGTTGATCTTTGGTATCTTATCCTTCCTGGCGCTCTTTAATTCGACACAGGCCGTGGTTGCTGTCGCCTGGGCAGATATCCTGCGACAGTTGTTTGGCACTGGCAGCTTGTTGGTTGCGACCGTGCTGTTCGGCATGGGCGTGTTTATCCTCCTGCCGAAGTTCGGCATACATATCAAACTACAGCCAACACGCATCCTGGGCCTTGAAATCACATTTCTGTGCATCATGGCTATTTTGCATTTGCTCGTCAATGAGCCAGAGCTACGAGCGTTAGCACGTAACGGCGGCGGCGGCGGCCTGATTGGCTGGGGCCTGACAGCAGTCCCACACTGGTTCCTGGGGCGTATTCCAACGCTCGTCATCTATACCGCCCTGATTTTGGTCGGCATTGGCATGATTATTGGCGTCCAGCGAGAGCAAGTCGTCTCCTGGTTCAAATTAAGCAGCGAACGGCTCAAGAGCTTCGCGGAGAGAATCACGCCTTCTGATAATGATATTGCGGAGATTATGGGTCGTGCAGAAACTTACGGCATTCCGGAAAGCATCCTCACAAGCCGAGAAACGCCCCTACTGCGCATCCGGCCCAATCCTGAAAGCCTGCCGCCTTCACTAAGAGAACTGCGGCGGCGAGCCGGTAAGCGCACAAAGAAGCGCCGCGCTGAAGATTACGAAGACCTGGATAATCATCCTCTTTTCGTCAAAAACCGCGAAGAACTGATTGGTGAATTCAACCAGATTGGGCAGGTCAGCAAAAAGAAGATGGAAGACGGTCACCTCATCGTGACACGGCCAGATGGGCGCGAAAAACGCTACTTTGAAGTCAAAAAGATGGAAGAAGCGAAGAAGATCGGCAAGCGCGATAAAGTCTTACCTGCGCTCGACATTCTGGCTGATATCCCTATGGACCCGCCTGACGAAAACGAGATCAATCGCAATGTGGTCTTAATCGAGAACACCCTGCTAGAGTTTGATATCGACATTGATGTGATTGATGTGCAGGTTGGCCCTACCGTGACGCGTTATGCCGTGCAGCCCTACCAGCGTAAGCGTGACGGCACAATTGAGCGTACACGCCTGAGCAAGATTGCATCTTTCCATAACGATCTCTCGTTGGCGCTATCTGCTAAACGGCTCCGCCTAGAAACACCCGTGCCGGGCACAACCTACATGGGTATCGAAGTACCAAATAGCAGCCCCAGCATCGTACATCTGCGCTCCGTGTATGAGAGCAAAGATTATTATGAATATTCGCAGCGCAAAGGAACGCCCTTAACAGTCCCTCTGGGACGTGATGTCGCGGGCCGCCCTGTCCCGGTTGATCTCGCAAAGATGCCGCATCTACTCATCGCAGGCACGACAGGTTCCGGTAAATCCGTTTGTATCGCTGCCCTGGCAACGGCTCTCATCATGAATAACCGTCCAGATAAAGTGAAGATGGTCATGCTTGACCCGAAAATGGTTGAGCTCAGCCGCTTCAACGGCATTCCGCATCTGGTTGGCCCTGTCGAGACGGAGATGGAGCGCATCATCGGGGTGCTCAAGTGGTGCACTCGTGAGATGGATAGGCGCTATAAATTGCTGGAAGAGCACGCCGTCCGCAATATTGATAACTACAATGAAAAGTTTGGTTCCCGGCGACGTGGCGCGGATTATATGCCCTATATCGTCATCCTGATTGACGAAGTCGGCGATATGATGATGAGCCAGCCAGAAGAAACAGAAACGGCGATTACGCGTCTGGCACAGATGGCCCGCGCTGTTGGGATGCATCTCGTCGTTGCCACACAGCGTCCCAGCGTAGACGTCATCACGGGCCTGATTAAAGCGAACTTCCCGGGTCGCATCGCCTTCTCGGTCGCGTCAGGTGTTGATTCTCGCGTCATCCTGGATGGAACCGGCGCTGAAACCTTGCTCGGCGATGGAGACATGCTCTTCCAGGCACCGGATGCCGCTGGGCCAAAGCGTATTCAGGGGTGCTTCATCAGCGACGACGAAGTACGCCAGATCACTCAACACTGGAAGGATTGGCACCAGGAACAACTCGACAGCGGCAAAGTTGAGCCTGAGCGTGCCCCGTGGGAGCGCGGCCTGACGCGCCGGGAATTCCTGGCAGAAACAGATCCTATGCTGGAAGAAGTCATTGAACTGGTCGTAGAAACGCAGGAAGCCAGCGCGTCTATGATTCAACGTCGCATGGGCCTGGGCTACCCACGTGCGGCTCGTCTGGTCGATATGCTCGCAGAACTTGGCGTCGTTGGTGAGGCTGTCGGGGGTGGCCGTGCCCGCCGTGTGTTGATCCCGAAAGGCGAAGACCCCTTCAAGCGCATTATTGAAAAGCGGCTTGAAGAGAAAACACATCGCTCAGAAGAAAGCTAA
- a CDS encoding 30S ribosomal protein S1, with product MSTWGNSRYGVDEGIEEGYWASLLNEGEYTESVSDHFDEKDYTHQQDLFYDTGDDDHLADPDDTYLPEPTEDDWASIDLIMQADEVLNLKVVGYNRGGLLVDWRSLRGFVPASQLLNFAGEDHSEERRDLLVSRVGEMISLRVIELDPEKNRLIFSERAAQADAGTRNSLLQSLAAGDVIEGCVTNLCDFGAFVDLGGIEGLIHISELSWGRVGHPGDMLARGDMIRVFVLEVHPDEARIALSIKRLNDDPWKTVGQRYQVGQVVRARITNVVDFGAFACIEEGLEGLIHFSELAEGHFLHPRNVVAEGDIVQTRILSINGQQRRLGLSLRTEQQAD from the coding sequence ATGTCCACTTGGGGGAATTCCAGGTACGGCGTTGATGAGGGTATCGAAGAAGGTTATTGGGCGTCCTTGCTCAATGAAGGGGAATACACCGAATCCGTATCTGATCACTTCGATGAAAAAGACTATACACATCAGCAAGACCTATTCTATGACACAGGCGACGATGACCATCTTGCAGACCCGGATGATACATATCTGCCTGAGCCAACAGAAGATGACTGGGCGAGTATCGACCTGATTATGCAGGCTGATGAAGTGCTCAATCTCAAAGTTGTTGGCTATAATCGCGGTGGCCTTTTGGTCGACTGGCGCTCGCTGCGTGGCTTCGTACCAGCCAGCCAACTGCTTAACTTCGCAGGTGAAGATCATAGCGAAGAACGCCGCGACCTCCTCGTATCTCGTGTTGGCGAGATGATTTCTTTGCGTGTTATTGAGCTAGATCCTGAAAAAAACCGTCTTATTTTTAGTGAACGCGCCGCGCAAGCAGATGCCGGCACACGAAATTCCTTGCTACAAAGTTTAGCAGCCGGCGATGTCATCGAAGGGTGTGTCACGAATTTGTGTGACTTCGGCGCTTTTGTTGATTTAGGCGGCATTGAAGGCTTAATCCACATCAGTGAGCTTAGTTGGGGGCGTGTCGGCCATCCGGGAGATATGCTAGCACGTGGCGATATGATCCGCGTCTTCGTGCTGGAAGTGCACCCCGATGAGGCACGCATTGCGTTAAGCATCAAACGCCTGAATGACGACCCATGGAAGACTGTCGGCCAGCGTTATCAGGTCGGGCAAGTTGTCCGTGCGCGCATCACCAATGTCGTTGACTTCGGCGCTTTTGCTTGCATTGAAGAAGGGTTGGAAGGCCTCATTCACTTTTCAGAATTAGCGGAAGGACACTTTTTGCACCCTCGTAATGTGGTTGCGGAAGGGGACATCGTTCAAACTCGTATTCTGAGCATTAACGGCCAACAGCGACGCCTCGGACTGAGCCTGCGCACCGAGCAGCAAGCGGATTAA
- a CDS encoding GNAT family N-acetyltransferase translates to MQPTTPPFVIREALELDIPNCLELDHRYETEHVWQMSIQPQSSGWTINFRTERLPRIVEAKHLTTSDQLQYVLDEQDCFLVAALKEQPRLIGYLAMHREHTHGNATIHHIVVDAPYRRQNVGKRLLTIAQRWALEHDIRHLFFETQTQNYPAIEFCQSFGFAFCGFNDQIYPNNDIGVYFGKSTR, encoded by the coding sequence ATGCAACCAACCACACCACCCTTCGTCATTCGCGAAGCACTTGAGCTTGATATTCCAAACTGTCTTGAACTTGATCATCGGTACGAGACAGAGCATGTTTGGCAAATGTCGATACAACCACAAAGCAGTGGTTGGACGATTAACTTCCGGACAGAACGCTTACCGCGTATTGTCGAAGCCAAACATCTCACCACAAGCGACCAGCTCCAATATGTGCTTGACGAGCAGGATTGCTTTTTAGTTGCCGCGTTAAAAGAGCAACCACGTCTTATTGGCTATCTCGCCATGCATCGTGAGCATACACATGGCAATGCCACAATCCATCACATCGTCGTTGATGCCCCCTATCGTCGGCAGAACGTCGGCAAGCGGTTGTTAACCATTGCACAGCGCTGGGCTTTGGAGCACGATATACGTCACCTGTTTTTTGAGACTCAGACGCAGAACTATCCAGCCATCGAATTCTGTCAAAGTTTTGGCTTTGCCTTTTGCGGCTTTAACGATCAGATCTATCCCAATAATGATATCGGGGTATATTTCGGCAAATCCACACGTTAA